The following DNA comes from Vigna radiata var. radiata cultivar VC1973A chromosome 4, Vradiata_ver6, whole genome shotgun sequence.
ATGAGAGCATGTAGAGCAGAACTAAAAGTATAGCTAACTAAAGAGCAATACAAAATTACACGTGACCCTAAACCTAGCACCGACTTTAACTAAACATTTGAAGAACAAACAATTGGGAGGTATAATATCGTTGTGTGATGTTAGGTTACCATACAAAACAGAATGGCTATTAATACCTTATCTTTTGGAGTGCAGAGAAAACATCCTTAATTAGAAGTGGTGTAGGTGGTGCAAGTAATCTCTGTGTTTGACGACATTCTTGAGCAACATCACCTTTAACCATTGCAGGTTATTTCAGTTATTCAAAATCCTCATAGATGGAACAGGTTTAGTAGTAAAACAGTAAAAAGCTATGAAAAAACTCATCCAACCGAGATCACCAAATTTGTTATACATCTCCCGTATTTTCAAACGATTTGTTCCACACGCCTCTTCAAGTGCTGCAGTAACTAAACTTCCACCAATATTTAATTCCTGACATTAATAGTATAATGTAAGGAACTTTTTTAGTGCATAACAACACTCTTATTGCAATACTGCACACTCCTATTTTCATTCAAACTTAAACAAGTAACAACCAGAAACGGTAATTATGTTTTCAGATAggtatttttattgtataaataaaGTGATCTTAAAATTGGCTGATAGATTTTAGTGGTTAATTTTAATAGAACTTGGAAATACTATTCGCTTCAGGGGGGGAAGAAAAATAATGCAGAGTGACATAGTGGACCCTGCTTCCTACATGCTCACAGGTTATTAATAACTATATCTAAAGGGGATGTGAGACTTTGGTTTATACATTTTTGTGTTCCATTTTGCCCCTATAGTTTCTCCATAGTTCTCTATTCATTCTTATAACTACACTCTTCAAGCCACGCATATCACTGTATCAGCAAAccactcttttattttattgaatttagtattcttagaaaaaaaaaatagaggcACGAAGTGCCTCTTTTACCCTCTTTTACcgtaaaacaataaataaataattagggTGTTGAAATCATGGTTACATTCGTTGTTGCGATCcaaaaaaaaactgaagaagaataaggaatagaaattcaaagaaaaactaGAAATACAAAATGGCCAGTTTTGATACAAACAGTCGCCCTCAAGCTACGATGAAGGACTAAAATGCCATACATGACAAAGTGTCAATGTGTTCACCAAGGTCCTAGGCTTAAAAAATTGATACAGCACATATAAAAGAGCAAAGGAAaggataaatattttactttgatttattcatttaatttcaaattactCAGCTACCGTTTCATTCTCATCAATGACAAAGATTATAAGCACAAATTGTCAAGACCAGGAAACCTACCTTATTTTCATGGTCTGCAGCAATTTTGTTTGTGCATAGATACACAGCAGGAAGCACATCTGCTGGAGATAAAGCCAACAAACTGTGCGATAGAAACATTGCATACAAACAATGTTCTTCAATTAGCCAATTAGGGGAAAAACTGTTTCATTATTCcataaaaaagaagagaggCAATGGATAATACAAAGAGTAGTAACAAGTGAACCTTCTGAACATATTGCATAACAATGAAGTAGCTTTAATCTTTCCTCTCTCACCCTCAAGCAGGTTGAAGGTTCGTGCAATATGTAAATATGGTGCAGGCTGTCCATCTCTCCAACATGCTGCTCATTTATGTCCATTGTATACATAGGTTACAAGACAGAACatgaatataaaaagtaaaaaatagaaGTAAAAGCATGGGGCTGAACAACTTCTAAACCAGTATATCCGAGGGGATAAAAGCTAAAACAAACCATGTTGTATGGGGTTGTATTTCTCTGGTGGTAGAGATAGTTGAGTAGCATCTACGTTATCTTTTAACACTTTCTGCCCAGAAATATCTGGCATAATTCTTAATTCCTCTGATGCATGTTTCTTTACTAATGGTCTATCAGTTTTGCTCTCCTCTTGAACTGATAATTCATTTTCGCTAAGATTTCCAGAATTACAGTAATATATATCCAGTGCTTTATTGACATCTCCTTTTGTCTTCTTAATTATAGTCATGGCATGGTTCTTTAATGACTCATTCCCATTTATTATCtgcaaaaatttatcaatttcatCCTTGTAAATTTGTCCAACATCAGTTGGCAACAAGTCTTCAACTTCAGAGCTTTGTTCAAGCTTTGGTTCAGAATTATCAGATTGAGTACCACCAGGAATCTCAGGTATTACTTTCTTGAAGAATCTTGTAAGTGTGGACTGCTTTGAATCACGTGGTTCGGATTTTGCTTTGACTTTGCCTTTTTTGTTCGGCTTACTGTCACTACTTCTCTTCCTTTTGGCAGGAGAAACGGGACTAGGTACTTTATGCCTCAGGATAGTTGATTTACAATCTTGACTaggaaaaatgttaatatttttgctagTGTCGTTTGCATTATTAAGGCTAGGTTTTGCAAATGAATCAGTGTCATTTAATGTGCAGCACTTGGATGTTGAAACAGGAGTTTGACAGGAAATCACTTGTTCATGAAATTCAGTTTCACGTTCATAGAAATTAGAAACAGCTTCAACGACATTGCTCCCAGAGATGCCGATCATATCCAGCATCTGGTCTCGGGTGACCCACGTGGGCAAACTACAACTAAGTTCTcgaattattttctctttttcttcatcagTCAGCAAAGTAGGATCTTCTGTACAAGTATCTCCCACAAAAGAATGCAAACCCACAGCCACACCTGGATCAACACTCTTATCACCTTCTACCTCCTCCAATGGAATGACTTCCTTGCCCATACCTTGACCTGGTTCCANAACATCACTAACACCCTTCTCAGCCTTGAAACCCACTTCNCCAAGGCCACGNCAAAAANCCCTTANAAACTCATGCTTGTTAGCAGTCTCANCGACCAACCCGGCAAAGTGCTTCCTAATTCTGTTAACATGTTTACTGTCACTCTTCTCAACATCCAAACCCACAGTCGGAACAACCCGCTTTGGCTTCAAAAACTTCACATACTCCCTGAGCTCATCATAGTTCGAGTGCTCACTATAGGGCACAAGATGAATCTGAAATGAATCCTTGGACTTGACTGCAAACCTACTGCGCTTCACCTCATAGGTCCAGCCGGTAGGAACAAAGCCCACAACCCTGGAGTAGGAACCCCCTCTCTCAGCCATAACCTCCTTCATCTTAACAAAATTAGGCCTAAAGTATGGCCAAGTCTCCCCCAACACATTCCACCCAACAACATGAATATTACTCTCCAAACCATTCTCAGTAAACTCACCGCTCTCCCCATACCCAAGAACCCTCAAAACCTCCATCTTCCTAGCATCAACATGTATCTTCCTCTTAAACCTACGTGCAAGCTCAAGCAAAATCTTCTCCTTCCCAATAACATAAGTAGCAACAAGAAATAGAACTTTATCATCACTATCACCACACTCACGCTCAACCCTCTCCACAACACTGGCAACGTAATCAATGGATTCCTCTTGCGAGGGAAAAACGAACTTAGGATTACAATACGTGGTGTCGAGAAAAACCGCATCGGCACCGACGAAGGAGGTGAGGGCGGGCTCCGAAACCATGGAACTAGAAAAGCGGAAGTCGCCGGTGTGAACGTACCTTAGGGCGGTAGTGCCATCGGCGCAGGGGATGGCGAAGAGGAACTGTACGGCGCCGGGGCAGTGGTTGGCGTCGAGGAGGGTGACTTGGGCGCCATCAATGCAAAGGGTTTGGCGGAGGGGAAGGGGGACGACGAGGGCGGCGGGGACGTGGAGGATGTTGCGGAGGAGAGAGGAGGTGGTGGCGGAGCAGAAGATGACGCCGCGGGACCAGGAGGCGGAGAGGCCGGTGTAGTGGTCGGAGTGGAAGTGGGAGAGGAAGTAGGAGTGGGAGTAGGGGCCGGCGTGGCGGAAGGCGTCGACGAGGAAGCGTGTATGGGGGATAAGTTTTGAGTGAGGGAGGGAGGAGGGGAGTGGGGAGAGGGAGGTGGAGGGTGGAGGAGGGAGGTCGGGTTGGAGGGTTTTGAGGGCTGTGAGGAACAGCTGGGTGGAGTCTAGGGTTTCAGAATCCATGGAAGTTGGAATAGTAATCAATCACATTATGAGAAGGAATGggaatggaagaagaaagaggatCCTCAGGTCTGGAATCGGAAAtgatatgttattttctttcaaaactagTTTCAGGTGCTTATGAGATACAGTGACTGAGTGGCGCCAAAACGTTCACATTTTGTTGCTTTCAGGTTCTCCCACGTCTGTTTTTTCAGGTTCGGAGGCGAAAATTTTCAAGTTTCAGGCATAACTTTATTTGTGGCATGAAAGGATGCTTAGATATTCTTCTATGAGGGAACTATATTAGTGGCATGTGATAGAATAATCTAattgagaaattttttttatagctaCGAGAGTTTAAATATAATCCATATAATAGTGACTGATTTCACAACATATtcactttataaaaaaacttttagaaTATTATGATTTATATTGAACCGTTAACAAGAGACTTCAGAATATAATGAACTTAAATTATCTCACAATTTATCATCTGGATggattcatatattttatttaaattataatccCACGTCGAGTAACAGCTATTGCTTTCCAgactttcttaataaatttgttcTTACAGGGCCAATCCAAAAGTAAAAGTGATGTAAGCATAGCATCACAGTTAGTCTTCAATATGCACACAATTAAAtcttttctgaaaaaaaaacaGCCAAATTTAACCTTATATAATCTGAATAATCTTTACTAGCAAATCTTTACAAGGAAATTTCGGAAATATTGGCATGCTACGAGAAAAGCAAAAAGTTAGATATTTTCAGACTCTGGggcaaaaaattaaatattttcagacACTGTAAGAAACAGAGGGCAACATtgcacaaattaaaagaaaaaggaaaatattgaaCAAAAAGGGTAAGGGGGCTCAAGAAGCACCCTCGGTGGAGTACATATATCGGATTACGCAGACTTTGCACTCGCAGGCAGTTGTCAGTGGCGGCAAAATTTACTCTACAAAATGCTGACTATACTACAACTTAGACTTGTCATTTCTTTTGCCTTCTCTTGACGGGACCTTCCGTTGAAAGGAATTTCTTTGTCTTTGCTATGCCACTTTTCTGCCATTCAAAAACATTTCCATAAACCTTAcagtttcaaattttcaatttaaactgTCACGGGTGATCTTTACCTTCTTTCTGAATCTCTTTTTATGCTGCTTCTGCCCTTCGTGATTCTTCTCAGCATTATCCTAAAAAGATCGTAAATGATTTAGTTGATCAAGCATGTTCAattcaataacaaataattttttatttagctGATGAGTTGCAGTAGACTGCAATTGAGCTGTTGAAGAACCAACCTCGGTATCTTTAGATGGTATCTCTGCTATCTCTTGATTCTCAATCTCACCATCACTGTTGAGCATAGCCTTCAGTCTACCCTCACTGAGTAGTTTTACAGATCGAGCATGTCTCTGCAGTAATTACAAAATCATCATTCCATCAATAAGAAGCCTTACAAAATGACAAGAAAAAGTTGCTACATGTCCTCTCGAAGTTGATCATATTGTCGAGAGTTGAATGAAATGCTAGTTTTTACCCTCTTTCTGGCTCATGGCTAATCCCTATCTCATAGGGCATTAAACCTGTGACTTAGGTAATGATTATCATTACAGTTAACGGGATACTGTTGTGCATCCacaaataattatcatttaataagtAGTGGCATGATGGGAAATTTCTCAAACAGATCCTACAAGGAAGAGTGTATTGTATTT
Coding sequences within:
- the LOC106759304 gene encoding DNA ligase 6 isoform X2: MDSETLDSTQLFLTALKTLQPDLPPPPSTSLSPLPSSLPHSKLIPHTRFLVDAFRHAGPYSHSYFLSHFHSDHYTGLSASWSRGVIFCSATTSSLLRNILHVPAALVVPLPLRQTLCIDGAQVTLLDANHCPGAVQFLFAIPCADGTTALRYVHTGDFRFSSSMVSEPALTSFVGADAVFLDTTYCNPKFVFPSQEESIDYVASVVERVERECGDSDDKVLFLVATYVIGKEKILLELARRFKRKIHVDARKMEVLRVLGYGESGEFTENGLESNIHVVGWNVLGETWPYFRPNFVKMKEVMAERGGSYSRVVGFVPTGWTYEVKRSRFAVKSKDSFQIHLVPYSEHSNYDELREYVKFLKPKRVVPTVGLDVEKSDSKHVNRIRKHFAGLVXETANKHEFXRXFXRGLGEVGFKAEKGVSDVXEPGQGMGKEVIPLEEVEGDKSVDPGVAVGLHSFVGDTCTEDPTLLTDEEKEKIIRELSCSLPTWVTRDQMLDMIGISGSNVVEAVSNFYERETEFHEQVISCQTPVSTSKCCTLNDTDSFAKPSLNNANDTSKNINIFPSQDCKSTILRHKVPSPVSPAKRKRSSDSKPNKKGKVKAKSEPRDSKQSTLTRFFKKVIPEIPGGTQSDNSEPKLEQSSEVEDLLPTDVGQIYKDEIDKFLQIINGNESLKNHAMTIIKKTKGDVNKALDIYYCNSGNLSENELSVQEESKTDRPLVKKHASEELRIMPDISGQKVLKDNVDATQLSLPPEKYNPIQHACWRDGQPAPYLHIARTFNLLEGERGKIKATSLLCNMFRSLLALSPADVLPAVYLCTNKIAADHENKELNIGGSLVTAALEEACGTNRLKIREMYNKFGDVAQECRQTQRLLAPPTPLLIKDVFSALQKISVQTGNGSISRKKGIIVHLMHSCREKEMKFLVRTLVRNLRIGAMLRTVLPALAHAVAMNSSPTFHQGGTAENLKEKLQVLSMAVVEAYNILPNLDLIVPSLMNKGIDFSVSSLSMVPGIPIKPMLAKITNGIPQALKLFENKAFTCEYKYDGQRAQIHKLVDGSIRVFSRNGDETTSRFPDLIDIIKESSKPVASTFVMDAEVVGIDRKNGCRIMSFQELSSRGRGGKDALVTAESIKVDICIFVFDIMFANGEQLLYFPLRLRRKYLKDLFYDEKPGYFEYAKETTIEADDACLACEATLTKINTFLEEAIHSSCEGIMVKTLDVEAGYFPSKRSDKWLKVKRDYVEGLNDTLDLVPIGAWHGNGRKAGWYSPFLVACFNPETEEYQSVCRVMSGFSDSFYIEMKEFFSGDKVLSKKPPYYQTGEAPDIWFCPQVVWEIKGADFTVSPVHHAAIGLVHPSRGISIRFPRFICCVSDRNPEECSTASDIVEMFHSQTRKMDVTAK
- the LOC106759304 gene encoding DNA ligase 6 isoform X1, with product MDSETLDSTQLFLTALKTLQPDLPPPPSTSLSPLPSSLPHSKLIPHTRFLVDAFRHAGPYSHSYFLSHFHSDHYTGLSASWSRGVIFCSATTSSLLRNILHVPAALVVPLPLRQTLCIDGAQVTLLDANHCPGAVQFLFAIPCADGTTALRYVHTGDFRFSSSMVSEPALTSFVGADAVFLDTTYCNPKFVFPSQEESIDYVASVVERVERECGDSDDKVLFLVATYVIGKEKILLELARRFKRKIHVDARKMEVLRVLGYGESGEFTENGLESNIHVVGWNVLGETWPYFRPNFVKMKEVMAERGGSYSRVVGFVPTGWTYEVKRSRFAVKSKDSFQIHLVPYSEHSNYDELREYVKFLKPKRVVPTVGLDVEKSDSKHVNRIRKHFAGLVXETANKHEFXRXFXRGLGEVGFKAEKGVSDVXEPGQGMGKEVIPLEEVEGDKSVDPGVAVGLHSFVGDTCTEDPTLLTDEEKEKIIRELSCSLPTWVTRDQMLDMIGISGSNVVEAVSNFYERETEFHEQVISCQTPVSTSKCCTLNDTDSFAKPSLNNANDTSKNINIFPSQDCKSTILRHKVPSPVSPAKRKRSSDSKPNKKGKVKAKSEPRDSKQSTLTRFFKKVIPEIPGGTQSDNSEPKLEQSSEVEDLLPTDVGQIYKDEIDKFLQIINGNESLKNHAMTIIKKTKGDVNKALDIYYCNSGNLSENELSVQEESKTDRPLVKKHASEELRIMPDISGQKVLKDNVDATQLSLPPEKYNPIQHACWRDGQPAPYLHIARTFNLLEGERGKIKATSLLCNMFRSLLALSPADVLPAVYLCTNKIAADHENKELNIGGSLVTAALEEACGTNRLKIREMYNKFGDLGDVAQECRQTQRLLAPPTPLLIKDVFSALQKISVQTGNGSISRKKGIIVHLMHSCREKEMKFLVRTLVRNLRIGAMLRTVLPALAHAVAMNSSPTFHQGGTAENLKEKLQVLSMAVVEAYNILPNLDLIVPSLMNKGIDFSVSSLSMVPGIPIKPMLAKITNGIPQALKLFENKAFTCEYKYDGQRAQIHKLVDGSIRVFSRNGDETTSRFPDLIDIIKESSKPVASTFVMDAEVVGIDRKNGCRIMSFQELSSRGRGGKDALVTAESIKVDICIFVFDIMFANGEQLLYFPLRLRRKYLKDLFYDEKPGYFEYAKETTIEADDACLACEATLTKINTFLEEAIHSSCEGIMVKTLDVEAGYFPSKRSDKWLKVKRDYVEGLNDTLDLVPIGAWHGNGRKAGWYSPFLVACFNPETEEYQSVCRVMSGFSDSFYIEMKEFFSGDKVLSKKPPYYQTGEAPDIWFCPQVVWEIKGADFTVSPVHHAAIGLVHPSRGISIRFPRFICCVSDRNPEECSTASDIVEMFHSQTRKMDVTAK